In one Methanobacterium sp. genomic region, the following are encoded:
- a CDS encoding alpha/beta hydrolase, with amino-acid sequence MNKNAENLVKLIKNNFIPEKSNLKKGTNYFNNFYLSFSSDGPLKILKEKDAPAQSYWIVTPKSSPEKLILFFHGGGFNMGSTHGHQDLCQMLSKYTGLSVFSVDYQLNEENIFPAAVEDCLQSYLWLLEEGFQGKDIVMAGISFGGNLTLSSLLALKKKGLDLPFCAVCMSPVVDLTFPVVYNHLKDVKDWIDHEQLDKFREFYLKDMDPKNSLVSPIYGDLEGFPPLMLQAGSKELLLCDINRFRDLAVEKEVKVNLEVWQDMFHCWQMFHSHLPSSEASIRSIGEFVKTLRKNQLK; translated from the coding sequence ATGAATAAAAATGCTGAAAATCTTGTAAAACTTATAAAAAACAATTTTATCCCGGAAAAAAGTAATCTTAAAAAGGGCACTAATTATTTTAATAATTTTTATCTTTCTTTCAGTTCTGATGGACCTTTAAAAATTCTGAAGGAAAAAGACGCCCCTGCACAGTCATATTGGATTGTAACCCCCAAAAGCAGTCCTGAAAAACTTATCTTATTTTTCCATGGTGGTGGTTTTAACATGGGATCTACCCATGGTCACCAAGACCTCTGCCAGATGTTATCCAAATACACTGGTTTATCAGTATTTAGCGTTGATTACCAACTTAATGAAGAAAATATTTTCCCTGCCGCAGTTGAAGACTGCTTGCAATCATATTTATGGCTCCTTGAAGAAGGTTTTCAAGGTAAAGACATAGTAATGGCTGGCATTTCATTTGGGGGTAATCTTACACTTTCCTCCCTGCTTGCATTAAAGAAAAAAGGGCTTGATTTGCCTTTTTGTGCAGTTTGCATGTCTCCTGTGGTGGACCTCACATTTCCGGTTGTATACAATCATTTGAAGGATGTAAAGGACTGGATCGACCATGAACAATTGGACAAATTCCGGGAATTCTATTTAAAGGACATGGATCCAAAAAATTCCTTGGTATCACCAATATACGGAGATTTAGAAGGCTTTCCACCCCTCATGCTCCAAGCAGGTAGCAAAGAACTTCTTTTATGTGACATAAACCGTTTCAGAGATCTTGCAGTTGAGAAAGAAGTGAAAGTGAATTTAGAAGTATGGCAAGACATGTTCCATTGTTGGCAGATGTTTCATTCTCATCTACCAAGTTCCGAAGCATCCATAAGGAGTATTGGAGAATTTGTAAAGACCTTAAGAAAGAACCAGCTCAAATAA
- a CDS encoding dinitrogenase iron-molybdenum cofactor biosynthesis protein produces MKIAVATSDQINADHFGRAKGFAIYQWDGNDPEFIKYIKTNIDPEEKHQWQKGLSLLEDCEIIIAAQAGMKAKYGIKKANLKLVEEEGTVEEVLKRFIDHERFMSKPI; encoded by the coding sequence ATGAAGATTGCCGTTGCAACATCCGACCAGATCAATGCAGATCACTTTGGTAGAGCTAAAGGATTTGCCATATACCAGTGGGATGGGAATGATCCAGAATTTATCAAATACATTAAAACTAACATCGACCCTGAAGAAAAACACCAATGGCAGAAGGGACTCAGTTTGCTGGAGGACTGTGAAATCATAATCGCAGCTCAAGCTGGGATGAAAGCCAAATATGGGATAAAAAAAGCGAATTTGAAGCTGGTTGAGGAAGAAGGTACTGTGGAGGAAGTTCTGAAACGTTTCATAGATCATGAAAGATTCATGAGTAAACCCATCTAA
- a CDS encoding methyltransferase domain-containing protein — MAEQALYRKYALYYDLIYQWMDYPGESEFILMVVKRYKKSEGMDLLDVACGTGGHTQYLQNYFNILGLDINPEMLEIARKKVPKMEFIQGDMRKIDLQQRFDTIICLFSAINYHNTLDELKKTFKRFYGHLKHGGVLIFDLGFCTENWEEGRVFVDAVVEGDLQLARISQSRLYNGVFDANFLFLIKEDGKIDFEIDKHQIGVFSTHDVQKTLENLGFKCLVYGGYQEQSWDEDANERPVFVCFKP, encoded by the coding sequence ATGGCAGAACAGGCACTTTACCGCAAATATGCCCTTTATTACGACCTTATCTACCAGTGGATGGATTATCCTGGTGAATCAGAATTCATTTTAATGGTTGTAAAACGATACAAAAAATCGGAAGGAATGGATCTTCTGGATGTGGCTTGTGGGACCGGGGGACATACCCAATATCTTCAAAATTATTTCAATATATTGGGATTGGATATAAACCCTGAAATGCTGGAGATTGCCCGAAAAAAAGTTCCTAAAATGGAATTCATTCAGGGAGATATGAGGAAAATTGATCTTCAACAGAGGTTTGACACTATTATCTGCCTTTTCTCGGCTATAAACTATCACAACACTTTGGATGAACTTAAAAAAACGTTCAAACGATTTTATGGTCATTTAAAACATGGAGGGGTTCTTATATTTGATCTGGGATTTTGTACTGAGAACTGGGAAGAAGGCCGGGTGTTTGTTGACGCAGTGGTTGAGGGAGATCTGCAACTGGCCCGGATATCACAAAGTCGCCTATATAATGGAGTTTTCGATGCTAATTTCTTATTTCTGATTAAAGAAGATGGTAAAATAGATTTTGAGATTGATAAACATCAAATTGGAGTTTTTTCCACACATGATGTTCAAAAAACTTTGGAAAATCTGGGTTTCAAGTGTCTGGTCTACGGTGGCTACCAAGAACAGTCATGGGATGAAGATGCTAATGAAAGACCAGTTTTTGTCTGTTTTAAACCATAA
- a CDS encoding 30S ribosomal protein S3ae: protein MAKARRRRVRDTWKDKKWYTITTPKEFGDADIGTTPARDPDMLLKRRVESTMRELTGDFSKQYVKLKFQISEVAGDTATTRFIGHQVTSDYVRSMIRRGTSRIDSIVSVQTKDGQKMKVHVLTITIKRAKSSQQRYIRETIEKLVGDAAAEKNFVELVEEIIGGKLASYVYHETKKIYPLKRVEIIKTKVVDEEKS from the coding sequence ATGGCTAAAGCAAGACGTAGAAGAGTAAGAGATACATGGAAAGACAAAAAATGGTACACTATTACTACTCCTAAAGAATTCGGAGATGCTGACATAGGCACCACTCCAGCCCGGGATCCTGATATGCTCCTCAAAAGAAGAGTTGAATCAACCATGAGAGAGTTAACCGGTGATTTCAGCAAGCAGTATGTTAAACTGAAATTTCAGATCAGTGAAGTTGCTGGAGATACAGCCACCACTCGTTTCATTGGCCACCAAGTCACCAGTGACTATGTAAGAAGTATGATCCGGAGAGGAACCAGCCGAATTGATTCCATAGTTAGTGTCCAGACCAAGGACGGTCAAAAAATGAAAGTACACGTCCTGACAATCACTATAAAAAGGGCTAAATCATCTCAACAACGTTACATACGGGAAACCATTGAAAAACTAGTGGGGGATGCTGCAGCTGAGAAAAACTTTGTTGAACTGGTGGAAGAAATTATAGGTGGAAAACTAGCCTCCTATGTTTACCATGAAACCAAAAAAATTTACCCCCTAAAAAGGGTGGAAATCATAAAAACCAAAGTAGTTGATGAAGAAAAATCCTGA
- a CDS encoding helix-turn-helix transcriptional regulator has protein sequence MENKLKVFRAMNDITQEDLAKALGVTRQTIIAIEKNKYDPSLKLAFNIAKYFKVQIEDIFIYNPDL, from the coding sequence ATGGAAAATAAATTGAAGGTTTTTCGTGCAATGAATGATATTACACAAGAAGATCTGGCAAAGGCATTAGGAGTAACCAGACAAACAATTATCGCCATCGAAAAAAATAAGTACGATCCATCTCTTAAATTAGCTTTTAATATAGCTAAATATTTTAAAGTCCAAATTGAGGATATTTTTATCTATAACCCTGATTTGTGA
- a CDS encoding DUF116 domain-containing protein: MTIAEFYQIFGQVVLAAGILLLILLSVTLILGRMLIEKDRLVFPKLLLFTMDVFYGLFKKFSESMGVDGKIVDHIGVEVRNKVNEKHFKKIEPKDTILVLPHCLRHLECEAKLETSGLACENCKRCVIGVLKEKGEKMGYTVFIIPGSTFLKKIVEQNKFKAVIGVACFQDLNLGMMKLSKFSCQGVPLLRDGCVNTKVDSRAVLDTMGVKLKEAKKLVPKSSCSEIPEKRGSI, encoded by the coding sequence ATGACTATCGCTGAATTTTACCAGATATTTGGCCAAGTTGTTTTAGCAGCTGGAATTCTTCTCTTAATTCTTCTATCAGTCACCCTCATACTAGGCCGAATGCTAATTGAAAAAGACCGCCTTGTTTTTCCTAAACTACTACTTTTCACCATGGATGTTTTTTATGGACTTTTCAAAAAATTCTCTGAAAGCATGGGTGTTGACGGAAAAATTGTTGATCATATTGGTGTAGAAGTACGAAACAAAGTCAATGAAAAACATTTCAAAAAAATTGAACCTAAAGACACAATATTAGTATTACCCCACTGTTTAAGACACTTGGAGTGCGAAGCAAAACTGGAAACATCAGGTTTAGCTTGTGAAAACTGTAAACGCTGTGTTATCGGTGTTTTAAAGGAAAAAGGAGAAAAGATGGGTTACACTGTATTTATCATTCCAGGTTCCACATTCCTAAAAAAAATTGTGGAACAAAACAAGTTCAAAGCCGTTATTGGTGTGGCTTGCTTCCAGGACCTTAATCTGGGTATGATGAAGCTTTCCAAATTCTCATGCCAAGGGGTGCCCCTACTCAGGGACGGCTGTGTTAATACCAAAGTTGATAGCCGTGCAGTGCTGGATACAATGGGTGTTAAGCTCAAAGAAGCTAAAAAATTAGTTCCAAAGAGTTCTTGTAGCGAAATTCCCGAAAAAAGAGGATCAATATAA
- a CDS encoding CPBP family intramembrane metalloprotease has protein sequence MDNTSNIERTESKVELRVMKKKALFFIILTFFFSYLLAATYYILGGRINNIGFIYMAILYMFIPMIMVIILQKFIYKDSLKILGINFKVNRWWMIAWLLPLFLALLSFGISLIMPGVHYSSGMEGFIARFSGSMTSEQLELFKTQIASAPYLIFISTLIQGLIFGPTINAVAAFGEELGWRGFLLKQCSYMDFWKMSLVIGIIWGLWHAPIIIQGYNYPQNPVIGVFMMIGFCVLFTPLIAYVRIRSGSVIAAAIMHGCLNGTAGLSLLFTTGGSDLTVGSTGLAGFIAMAIVNIGLLTYDRKYSKKPVM, from the coding sequence GTGGATAATACTTCCAATATTGAAAGAACAGAATCCAAAGTCGAACTCAGAGTAATGAAAAAGAAAGCGCTTTTTTTTATAATTTTAACATTCTTTTTTAGCTATTTATTAGCTGCAACATACTATATATTGGGTGGCAGGATAAATAACATCGGATTTATTTATATGGCTATATTATACATGTTCATCCCAATGATTATGGTCATTATCCTTCAAAAATTCATTTACAAAGATTCATTGAAAATATTAGGCATAAATTTCAAAGTTAACCGATGGTGGATGATAGCATGGCTTTTACCACTATTTTTAGCATTGTTATCATTTGGGATTAGTTTAATAATGCCGGGTGTCCATTATTCGTCAGGTATGGAAGGATTCATAGCTAGATTTAGTGGATCTATGACTTCAGAACAATTAGAACTATTCAAAACACAAATTGCAAGTGCACCTTACCTAATTTTTATTTCTACCCTAATTCAAGGTTTAATATTTGGTCCAACCATTAACGCTGTGGCTGCGTTTGGTGAAGAGTTGGGATGGAGAGGTTTTTTACTAAAACAATGTAGTTATATGGATTTCTGGAAAATGTCTCTGGTAATTGGGATAATTTGGGGATTATGGCATGCTCCCATAATAATTCAGGGTTATAATTATCCTCAAAACCCAGTTATAGGCGTATTTATGATGATTGGTTTTTGTGTACTTTTCACTCCGCTAATTGCCTATGTCCGCATCCGTTCAGGATCAGTTATTGCCGCAGCTATTATGCATGGGTGCCTAAACGGAACAGCTGGATTATCTTTACTTTTCACCACAGGGGGCAGTGATTTAACTGTGGGTTCAACAGGACTGGCAGGTTTCATTGCAATGGCAATTGTTAACATTGGATTATTGACTTATGATAGGAAATATTCAAAAAAACCAGTAATGTAA
- a CDS encoding DUF2178 domain-containing protein → MNLKTLGNALKITSGFITALWVVGLIVGNIYLVALAIVMLIIIIPVVYAKRDKLDEMFKGKDDLIIEDERTRLIYEKASNMALGISLAIIIYAGVVIVALRNSYPQFTLVGYTLFAVTALFLVIYFLSTVYYKRKY, encoded by the coding sequence ATGAATTTGAAAACTTTAGGAAATGCTTTAAAGATAACATCTGGATTTATCACCGCTTTATGGGTGGTAGGATTAATAGTAGGAAATATTTACTTAGTTGCTCTGGCTATTGTAATGCTAATTATAATAATTCCGGTTGTTTATGCTAAAAGGGATAAATTGGATGAAATGTTCAAGGGTAAAGATGATCTCATCATAGAAGATGAAAGAACGCGTTTAATATATGAAAAAGCATCAAACATGGCCTTAGGAATATCCTTGGCAATAATCATCTACGCGGGTGTAGTAATTGTGGCATTAAGAAACAGTTACCCTCAATTTACCCTAGTAGGATATACTTTATTTGCTGTGACAGCACTATTTTTAGTAATTTATTTCTTATCTACAGTTTATTATAAACGTAAATATTGA
- a CDS encoding SagB/ThcOx family dehydrogenase: MNLEQYRYFLKDSIRKTIDFSKTDQSKGIKAPPIEKPYSAKSNRIELITADWKKIFNTSLSEAIKNRESRRNYNQNPLTLIELSFLLWATQGIRMYAGNYAFRNVPSAGCRHALETYLAVFNVETDESGEKIEPGIYRYLPLTHELLFEFSEENLNEKMIKGTFGQIFAGKSAVTFIWSAIPYRMEWRYGLDSHKVIAMDAGHVGQNLYLACEAIGAGTCAIGAYDQEYLDDLLRLDGKDEFTIYLAPVGKID; the protein is encoded by the coding sequence ATGAATCTGGAACAATATCGTTACTTTTTAAAGGACTCCATAAGGAAAACTATAGATTTTTCTAAAACAGACCAGAGCAAGGGGATAAAAGCGCCTCCAATTGAGAAACCTTATTCAGCGAAATCTAACCGGATTGAACTTATCACTGCTGATTGGAAAAAAATTTTTAACACTAGTCTTTCAGAAGCCATTAAAAACAGAGAAAGTCGTAGGAATTATAATCAAAACCCCCTAACTCTCATAGAATTGTCATTTCTATTATGGGCAACTCAGGGAATCCGCATGTATGCTGGAAATTATGCTTTCCGCAATGTCCCCTCAGCTGGTTGTCGCCACGCCCTTGAAACATACTTAGCGGTTTTTAATGTTGAAACTGATGAATCCGGGGAAAAAATCGAACCCGGAATATATCGTTATCTTCCATTGACTCATGAACTGCTCTTTGAATTTTCGGAAGAAAATCTTAATGAAAAGATGATTAAAGGAACTTTCGGGCAGATATTTGCAGGAAAATCCGCAGTAACCTTCATATGGAGTGCTATTCCCTACCGGATGGAATGGCGCTATGGTTTAGATTCTCATAAAGTTATAGCCATGGATGCCGGACATGTGGGTCAGAATTTGTATCTGGCTTGTGAAGCTATTGGAGCTGGTACTTGTGCCATAGGGGCCTATGACCAGGAATACTTGGATGACTTGCTCCGTTTAGATGGTAAAGATGAATTTACTATTTATTTAGCCCCTGTTGGAAAAATTGATTGA